A window from Pseudomonas sp. MRSN 12121 encodes these proteins:
- the hyi gene encoding hydroxypyruvate isomerase, translating into MPRFAANLSMLFTEQDFLARFKAAAEAGFSGVEYLFPYDFSSAQIKAQLDAHGLTQVLFNLPAGDWAKGERGIACLPDRVEEFRAGVDLAIAYAQVLGNTQINCLAGIRPQVVDDATVERTFVANLRYAAEKLQAAGIRLVMEAINTRDIPGFYLNNTAQALSIREQVGSANLYLQYDIYHMQIMEGDLARTLSGHLDAINHVQLADNPGRNEPGTGEINYRFLFEHLDKIGYQGWVGCEYKPLTTTEAGLGWLKSHNAI; encoded by the coding sequence ATGCCGCGTTTTGCCGCCAACCTGTCCATGCTGTTCACCGAACAGGACTTCCTCGCCCGCTTCAAGGCCGCCGCCGAAGCCGGCTTCAGCGGTGTCGAATACCTGTTCCCCTACGACTTCAGCTCCGCCCAGATCAAGGCGCAACTCGACGCCCATGGCCTGACCCAGGTGCTGTTCAACCTGCCGGCCGGCGACTGGGCCAAAGGCGAGCGCGGGATCGCCTGCCTGCCCGACCGGGTCGAAGAATTCCGCGCTGGGGTCGACCTGGCCATCGCCTATGCCCAGGTGCTGGGCAATACCCAGATCAACTGCCTGGCCGGCATCCGTCCGCAAGTCGTGGACGACGCCACGGTGGAAAGGACCTTCGTCGCCAACCTCAGGTACGCCGCCGAGAAACTCCAGGCCGCGGGCATCCGGCTGGTGATGGAGGCGATCAATACCCGCGACATCCCCGGCTTCTACCTGAACAACACGGCCCAGGCCCTGTCGATCCGCGAGCAGGTCGGCAGCGCCAACCTGTACCTGCAATACGACATCTATCACATGCAAATCATGGAGGGCGACCTGGCCCGGACCCTGTCCGGCCACCTGGACGCGATCAACCATGTGCAACTGGCGGACAACCCCGGGCGCAACGAACCGGGCACCGGCGAGATCAACTACCGCTTCCTGTTCGAGCACCTGGACAAGATCGGCTACCAGGGCTGGGTCGGCTGCGAATACAAGCCGCTGACCACCACCGAGGCCGGTCTGGGCTGGCTCAAGAGCCACAACGCAATCTGA
- the gcl gene encoding glyoxylate carboligase: protein MSKMRAIEAAVLVMRREGVDTAFGIPGAAINPLYSALQKVGGIDHVLARHVEGASHMAEGYTRTKAGNIGVCIGTSGPAGTDMVTGLYSASADSIPILCITGQAPRARLHKEDFQAVDITNIVKPVTKWATTVLEPGQVPYAFQKAFYEMRSGRPGPVLIDLPFDVQMAEIEFDIDAYQPLPLAKPSATRVQVEKALALLDQAERPLLVAGGGIINADASELLVEFAELTGIPVIPTLMGWGSIPDDHPQMVGMVGLQTSHRYGNATLLKSDVVLGIGNRWANRHTGSVDVYTEGRKFIHVDIEPTQIGRVFTPDLGIVSDASSALTVFIEVAREWQAAGKLKNRSAWLQDCQQRKSSLQRKTHFDNVPVKPQRVYEEMNQVFGKDTCYVSTIGLSQIAGAQFLHVYKPRHWINCGQAGPLGWTIPAALGVVKADPSRKVVALSGDYDFQFMIEELAVGAQFKLPYIHVVVNNSYLGLIRQAQRGFDMDYCVQLSFDNLNAPELNGYGVDHVAVAEGLGCKALRVFEPSAIQPALRQAQEMLEQFKVPVVVEIILERVTNISMGTEINAVNEFEDLALVGNDAPTAISLLD from the coding sequence ATGAGCAAAATGAGAGCAATCGAAGCCGCCGTTCTGGTGATGCGCCGCGAAGGGGTCGACACCGCTTTCGGTATCCCCGGTGCCGCCATCAACCCGCTGTACTCGGCCCTGCAAAAGGTCGGCGGCATCGATCACGTCCTCGCTCGCCACGTTGAAGGCGCCTCGCACATGGCCGAGGGCTACACCCGCACCAAGGCCGGCAACATCGGCGTGTGCATCGGCACCTCCGGTCCCGCCGGCACCGACATGGTCACCGGCCTGTACAGCGCCTCGGCCGACTCGATCCCGATTCTCTGCATCACCGGCCAGGCCCCCCGCGCGCGCCTGCACAAGGAAGACTTCCAGGCCGTCGATATCACCAACATCGTCAAGCCGGTCACCAAGTGGGCCACCACCGTGCTGGAGCCGGGCCAGGTGCCCTACGCCTTCCAGAAAGCCTTTTATGAAATGCGTTCCGGGCGCCCCGGCCCGGTCCTGATCGACCTGCCGTTCGACGTGCAGATGGCCGAGATCGAATTCGACATCGACGCCTACCAGCCGCTGCCGCTGGCGAAGCCGTCGGCGACCCGGGTCCAGGTGGAAAAGGCCCTGGCCCTGCTGGACCAGGCCGAACGCCCATTGCTGGTAGCCGGTGGCGGCATCATCAATGCCGACGCCAGCGAGCTGCTGGTGGAGTTCGCCGAACTGACCGGCATCCCGGTGATCCCGACCCTGATGGGCTGGGGCAGCATCCCCGACGACCATCCGCAGATGGTCGGCATGGTCGGCCTGCAGACTTCCCACCGCTACGGCAACGCCACCCTGCTCAAGTCGGACGTGGTCCTGGGTATCGGCAACCGCTGGGCCAACCGCCACACCGGTTCGGTGGACGTCTACACCGAAGGGCGCAAGTTCATCCACGTGGACATCGAGCCCACCCAGATCGGCCGCGTGTTCACCCCGGACCTGGGCATCGTCTCCGACGCCAGCTCGGCCCTCACCGTGTTCATCGAAGTCGCCCGCGAATGGCAAGCCGCCGGCAAGCTGAAGAACCGCAGCGCCTGGTTGCAGGACTGCCAGCAGCGCAAGTCGAGCCTGCAACGCAAGACTCACTTCGACAACGTGCCGGTCAAGCCGCAGCGCGTGTATGAGGAAATGAACCAGGTGTTCGGCAAGGACACCTGCTACGTCAGCACCATCGGCCTGTCGCAGATCGCCGGCGCGCAGTTCCTGCATGTGTACAAGCCACGCCACTGGATCAACTGCGGCCAGGCCGGCCCGCTGGGCTGGACCATCCCGGCGGCGCTGGGGGTGGTCAAGGCCGATCCGAGCCGCAAGGTGGTCGCGCTGTCGGGCGACTATGACTTCCAGTTCATGATCGAAGAACTGGCGGTGGGCGCGCAGTTCAAGCTGCCGTACATCCACGTGGTGGTGAACAACTCCTACCTGGGCCTGATCCGCCAGGCCCAGCGCGGTTTCGACATGGACTACTGCGTGCAGCTGTCCTTCGACAACCTCAACGCACCGGAACTCAACGGCTATGGCGTGGACCACGTCGCGGTCGCCGAAGGCCTGGGATGCAAGGCCCTGCGGGTGTTCGAGCCATCGGCCATCCAGCCGGCCCTGCGCCAGGCCCAGGAAATGCTCGAGCAGTTCAAGGTGCCGGTGGTGGTGGAGATCATCCTCGAGCGGGTCACCAACATCTCGATGGGCACCGAGATCAACGCGGTCAACGAATTCGAAGACCTGGCGCTGGTCGGCAACGACGCCCCCACCGCGATTTCCCTGCTCGACTGA